The genomic segment CCTTCGCTTTCGCATGCGGAGAGTATATACGGGTCGAGCCAGTGCGGTGTACGTCGCCCCCCCGCCAAAACCTATCCTGGGACTCTGAAACCAGAAGGTCCCGGCCCAGCTACGGCTTCAGAATGATCTTGCCGTGGGTTTTCCGGCCGGCGAGGTCGCGGAGGGCTTCGCGGGCGCGGTCGAGAGGGCGCACGGGCGAGAGGGCGCACGGGTCAACTCTATACACGTGACAGAACCGACAGCTGGGATAGTCCTACGGAATAGGAGTACCTTGTGTACAGAGTCTAGAGTTGACCCTAATTGCACGAGTTTCAGAACGTACAGACCGAAGTCGAACTTGAAATGGCGAATCTCTGGGATTCTCAGTGCCCTTGGATCGAATGCACGGACGACCTCGCCCCATCTCTTGTCCGTGTCGGCAAGGGCGATCTTGAATATGGGCCCAGTGCGCCGCACATCGTACAGAACAAGGTCCTGGCCATTGCAAAGACCATACGTGTTGCAGCGGACCTCAGGGTGAATCGCGTAGCTGAACGCCTGCTCGACGTGATGAGACTTTACGATGGACTCACCGGGCCGCTTGGCGTCCAGAACGAGCAAGGGCTCGTCGTCGACGAGCAAGGTGTAGTCCGGAACGATATTAACGGGATACCGCTTAGAACCGATCATCACAAACGGGTGGACCAGGGCTTTGCTGCGCACGACCTTGAAACGCCCGGTCGGTGAGTAGCCAAGCCGCTTAAGCAATGGAGCGACCAGCTCTTCCCGGACCGCGTCTTCCTTGAAAGCAGGCTCGTCAAGAGCGCTGAAATCGAAGTCTCCGAACATGCGGTTACCGGCTAACGATCCGGTAAGCTGCGGCGCGCTTGCGCAACCTCGATTCCGCCACCGACCTCCCGCGCGCCGTCAGCTTCAGCCGG from the Nitrospirota bacterium genome contains:
- a CDS encoding type I restriction enzyme HsdR N-terminal domain-containing protein; the protein is MFGDFDFSALDEPAFKEDAVREELVAPLLKRLGYSPTGRFKVVRSKALVHPFVMIGSKRYPVNIVPDYTLLVDDEPLLVLDAKRPGESIVKSHHVEQAFSYAIHPEVRCNTYGLCNGQDLVLYDVRRTGPIFKIALADTDKRWGEVVRAFDPRALRIPEIRHFKFDFGLYVLKLVQLGSTLDSVHKVLLFRRTIPAVGSVTCIELTRAPSRPCALSTAPAKPSATSPAGKPTARSF